Part of the Pelmatolapia mariae isolate MD_Pm_ZW linkage group LG3_W, Pm_UMD_F_2, whole genome shotgun sequence genome is shown below.
tttttcttttttttttttgcattaattcACATCGGAGGGTTATGAAAGTTTGTGTTGTTTGGAGGCAGACGTATCTGCTCATACACATATCAACTTATAGTGTTGGTAGTCTGGATTAATGATGCTAACATGCTTGAGTAACTTTTTCATTTGCAATTTAAGTTTAATCTGCAGAGAAAAGTTTggtttttaaacttaaaaagtCACAAAAGCCTTTAAGCTTTCCTTCAGATTTGGTTGCTCATTTTAATCATGCAGTTCTTATGTCCCTGCCACCATTAATGATGAAGCAGTccccatttaatttcttctttggtgtctatatatataaaacaggacacaaaaatatatattttttcaaaagtaaaaaaaaaaagtgctgctcATAGATAATCCATCTATGCTGGCAGGAAACTGTCAGCTGACTCAGCCTGCTCTCCCTTCACCTCAGAGTGAACTCTGTGTACTTCTTAAATCTCTCACTCTTTAGAGGAAAACTCCTTTTGTGTCAGGCCATATGACTTATGTACAAAACATTGATAGTCACATTGACATGCACATTTCCCTTTCCCCACTTTTTGGAGTTACAGTTGTGATAAACAAGAGGTAATTAAAAATCTGGCATGGCAGATGTGGTGAATTTGCAAACCGATTTCCACCAAATAGCCTTGGAAAAGGTTGGGATCAAAAACTAAAGATATAATAACAGGTTGGATATTTTTGCTTCCCTGGGACATGCCTATGTTGAAGTACTGTTTGCTTTAAAATttcaaagacacatttttataagGTGTTGTAAATGAATAAATGCTGAAACTGATCCATTTTAGCTTGTTGCTAGGTGTTTACCAGGCAGTTTAATGGGGTCATTATGTATCATATTTAACCCTTTCAcacatagtggtcactacagtggacagctattcaaaggctgttttcttgaatttgtgtcagtgttgatggtatacttgcacataaaccactacataggacactgatgtgtcacttcACACCCACCGGCCGTTTTATGTTACTATAGATGTATGatgtgtttcattgtaattattgttatttagcCCTGACCCAGGATTTTTTctgaagtatttttattcatcttttcatgcctaaagatgaataaaatacTTCAGAAAAAATCTTTTATGAAGTTTTATAAGTGCATGACTGCAAAACAGTAGTACAAATTTTCAGCCATTTCTATGCTGTTGCTATGCAAAATGATGACACCATAATATCTGATATAGATAGGAACTTCCATTTACTGAGCTTGGTGTGCCTATTTTAAATTACTGGAAAAAttaaacaacaacctcaaagcactttatatcaTAAGGACACTACAATAATATAGAGAAAAAACCTCAAATCAGACGACCTcatttgagcaagcacttggtgacagtgggaaggaaaaactcccttttaatacgAAGACACCTGCCTGCAGCTGTTAGGATTGGCTGTGTCATTGCATGGACTACATCAGATTTATCATATGCTCACTGTAAGTAGATATGTATTACTTCTGTTCAGTTACGTAGGTAGCATTGCAGCCTTGTGAAaccaataaatgaataaaatattattgGGACAAGTGAACTAAAAGCTTCACTGTATTGGAGTCACTGAAAGTTTCAGTATAATTCAGGAGAGATGACCCAAATAGACGGAGTACTCTGGGTGTAAAAGCAACTTTATTACAAttgaaaatgtaaactaaaagttGTCAGGAGACTCGGGTTTTTCTTTAAGTAAACTGAGATGAGAGATGAgatagcctttatttgtcagttgcaggTCTTTTGCCCACAGAGCACATGTAAGAGCAATCAAAGGTTGAGACAATGAGAGCAGGGCAGAACAAGACGCATCAGAGAATAACTTTGAAAAAGGAAGTGACCAGAGACAAGAGGTCAAAggcaataaacaaaaaaagacagggaaagACCGAGTGAACCTAAGAACATCAGAAACCTAACAAAAGAAATCAACAAAATGAAATTAGAAGCCAAAACTCGAGAAATCCTAAAGACAAAACATAGAATTTCTTGATTCAAGTCTGAATCATCCTCGCAAGGAAGATCTAGTAAATTGATTGTGTTCATCTTGATgtgtttcttccactgaaaacacCGGGACATCACAGAGTGTTCTCTCACAGGTTAGGTTAATCAGTGATCCTAAATTTCCCTTAAGTGTGAATATGAGTGTGAattgttgtctgtctctttgttttaGGCCTGAGatggactggtgacctgtccagggtgtacccggCCTCTCGCCCTATGCTAGGCTCCAGCCACCCCGCGACCCTGACAagaataagtggaagagaacggatggatggaaggattcTTTTTATTTAGGTTTACATTGTAGCATTGTTTGTACAACTGTAGTACAATTTTTGTGATTCACCTATTTAAATTATGTCAAGCTGGACAGGTACTAACTGTTTGCTAGGCTTCAGCTCAGCCAACGAGAATCCCTGAACTGCATTTCTGGATggtgtttgtgcttttggagCATTTGATGCAATTATCTTAACTAACATATGGCTTCAGTGCAGTTCACAGACAATCCAAGAAGTCCAAGGTTTTGGTCAGTGAAATTCTAGGATTTTATATTAATCTTCCTTGGCAGTAATTAACAGGCATTTGTGCCTGTGAGATGCACACAACTGATAACTTAACACTTCACCCAGTCTGCATATTGTTTCTGGCACCGAAAACCCAACATAGTGAGTCTATAATcaacatgtgacatcacagtgactCTTGTGTACtatctaaaacatgcacacagtaAGCCTGTTCAGTTTGAATGATGGTGGGTGAAGCTTTCTGATCAATGCTCAATGCTTGAATATAAAAGTTCATTTCAAAGAGCTAACTGATAATGCTATTATATTTTCTATAGTAAATATCCAACGTCATTCAAGGGAATTCTTTTAGTCAATAAGAGATTGTGACAATCCTAAAGAGCACAAAGGGTTAGGCTTCGTGATCTGGAATAAACTGGACCTGGTGGTGTGATGTCCCTAATACTCACAGAAAGGTATTTTactacaacaaaaacacaacctgTAAATCATGGACTCCATAGAGTCCCAATCATTCTGGTCAAGCTCAACAGCGCCCCACTGTGGAACAAGAAGTCCACATTAGATGAATTCTACATAATAAGATAAGATTTTTTTGTCTTATATCTTAAAGAGAAATTTTCTTTGTAATCAACAGTAGTTGGAGAGCAGTTTGTGAGCGGAGCCAGGCAACGAATGTGTTCAAATGTTCAGGCTGTGTTTCTGACAGATGAAGCGGAACCTGGTGGAGCAGTGGTGGTCATTCAGGCGTCCATCACTGTGAAGGTGAGCACAGTCTTCATCCCCTCCAAGACCGTGCCCAGTCCAGCTGTCAGGCTGCCCAGGTACCCATCGCCTGAAAATGCACATTCATTAAGGAGAACACAGGTAAACAGGAGAAAATGTAACAGAAAGTTTTCAGATTTTTAATTGGACCTTGAGTTTTATATTGCAGGTTAGAGAATATTTTATAAATGCAAGAAATAGTCATTTTTATCTTTGTGTCTTGAGTTAATTGATATTAAGTGGCTGTACACAGTTAATGCAGCATGACAGGAGAAAATAACAGagaatttatattttttgttactGAAACAGACCTGCGCTCAATCCTGTATGGTGTCTGGTTCACCCACTCCCACCTCCCAGTTCTGGAGTCAGACAAACCGACCCAGTATAATTGAGGGATTGAATTACGGGTCACAAAGTCCTGGATAAAGAGACAATGactgcatttgaaaaaaaacaaacaaacaaacaaactacaacaacaaaaaattcattgtttgtttgtgtgtgtctcaatTTGTTGTGAGATGTGTTCCTGGTCTTTTGAATATTTATCTCTGTTAAGACAGAGATAAATATTCAACAGGAGGCGTTTGCCTTTTCCCAGCATATGTTTGCAAATAAGAATTTGTATTTAATGATTaagctgtttaaataaaaattacactgACTCACTACTCTATCTTGTGGTACAATACAATATTGCAcaatattgcaaaaaagtgtTTCATAGTAGGTCATGTGACAGGTGTGAGCAGGTCTTACCCACTCCTTGTCGTTATGCAGAATGACCAGGTGGGCTTGTTGTGCTTCACACCAGTCTCTGGACCTAGTCCAGGACTGAGAATCACTGCTGAAGAAGTAACAGTTGGACTCAAACACAGTCCAACCCAGAGGACAACAACCACCTGTAGTTGAAcctgacagagagaaacagtTACCACGGATGTGAAATTCAGTCTGCAGATGTGTAAAATGGTAAAATATGGTAAACGCACTGTTGTTGATGATGTGTTCAAGGGAACATTTGATGGCTGCAATATTCTTGGTGAGCGTGTCAATGAGTGCCAGCTGCTTCATGGCCTCCGACACTGATcacacagcacaaacacaagtTAAACATGATGTTTGGAGTCATCACCAGCAGTAAAATCTACAGGGGGGCAGACAGACCTGAGGTAAGCCGGTCCTTGTTGTTCTCAACAGTAAACTGCAGCTGCTGAACTTGTTTAGCTGTTTCTAGAAATAAAAAGATTAAGCATGTTAGCATGTTTGACACTGTGGCTAGTTCACTGATGAATTTAGAATATCTCAAAAATCCTTCACATAAGATGTTGTTAAGGAACACAAGGGCTATGGGAAAACCAAATTGTCTTATTATGAAATGGAATACGTGAAAGGCAGCTATTTAAAAGCACCTAGTACTGAGACAGCACTGGCTAACCGGGGCCTCAAGGGAACTGGTAGCCTTGGGTGGTTAGGCCTCGATGGGGTTTGCCTTAGCAAAGACCAATTGGCCTGCTGACCCTCAGAATTATAGACTTTTTTGTATCTGGAACATCACTACAGTCGTAAGGAAGAAACCTGACCTTGTTAAGAAGGTGGAGTGAGTCGAAGCTTCGAAGCATGTGTCGGGTAATCTTTTGTGAAGCGCGTATCGAGGCTTGCTTTGATCACGCCGGTTTGCGCCAGATTCGAAATAAAATGGGcagcaaaacacagctgatttcctCAATCACACTGTGTTGTGGAATTGGATTACGTGTGTGCTACATAGTTActtgagcatttcttcttcgaTGAAGCCAGCAAggaagagatttttttaaatctcatctCTCTTAATAAAGTAtgcacacagtaataaatataATGAATGATAAGtaccataatataaataaacaacaccaCAGATCCTATAatctgatttctgtcttttagtTTCTTAAAAAGTGAAGCGCCACACACTAGTTTGTGTCATTATCCAGATGTACATAAGCGTGATTATAGTTACACAATCATACCAAAAATCTGTCCTGATAGTTtccactttctcttttttatcagacatactgagacaatattcgggataaataaccatgaaaacagtttatttatttagtttagaggtttacacatcacatcattataatcacagagcctgtttcactTGAATCGTCCACATGATGGCGCAGTAGAGCAAATGAACTTCTGTACCAGGCATGGGTACAAACATCATGTTCAAGGTGGCTCATAAGTGCATACGGTGTCTGAGCACCTTGGGCTAAGGGTCAGTAATTAACTTTGTTGTCATATATTCTGATCTTATGTCTTAGACTCTCAGAGAGAAAAGCAGCACTGTCAAGTGATCACTATGTTCTGGTGACTTGGATTAGATGAATGCTGCTGGTCAGACCCAGTTATCCCAAATGACTGGAAAGATCTGGAGCAGGGCTTGTCTTTAGGGAGCCATAAAATTCTGGATGTTGTGGGTTACACTGTAAATCCCCAAATCTGTTAACTTAGAAAGTTTGACTTCTAAAGTCTTATTAACATATTAACTAACCACATTTAGTTTTCAAATACTATGTGTGACAAAGACATTGACTAACAGGCGTTTTACCTTGAGCTTGATGCAGTGAGGTGTTAAATGACTGGATGGTGTCACTCATGTTGGAAACTCTCTGATCCACAGTCCACAGATATTTCGATGTCTTCGTGTCTGAACACACAAAACgacagcaaataaaaataatatttagctAAGCTTGTGTTATAGTAACTAAAACAGTGAGCATAACCTATAATGGAATAAAAGTGAGAGCCTTACAAAGCAGATCAGCATAATCACAAAAAGGTCAGTGGAGTAAAATTAGTCATAAAGAAATCTCTGttcatgtgtatgtgtctgttttATACTCACTGGTAACTCCAAGCACTATGATCAGAATCAGCAGGATCACAGCAGTCAGACCAGGAAATAACCAGCGTTTGAACCTGGACATCGGTGAGACGAAGTACGGTGGAGAatctgacagacagagacagacatagTTATTGCTTCACAAGTAGATCTTAAAATCCTAAAATCAAATAAGTTGCCTACTCAAGCTCAAACAGATACCTTTGGTCCAGAGGACAGTGTTGTCCCAATTATTCTCATAAGGTACGTCAGTCATCGCGGCCACCTAGTCTGGTTAaataagaaatttaaaaaagtaaagaaatctGCACAAAAAGATTCTCAAAAAATAGCTATTCTAATCCTATTGCACTAATAGTGTGCTTGGGATCGttttcatgctgaaaaatgaagtgtttaattttttcatctttctcaATGATTTGattttcagatactgtttatctgcagcacacagttttttgttgtttttttagaccTGCCACTTCTTTGTCCAGCCAGTTTCCTGATTTTCTTAAGTCAAAATTTTCAGGTAATAGTtatttgggaatcaccttgttggtgcaaaaatacttgATTCCTGTCAAACTGTATTATATCAGATAATTTTCATAGATTGAGCCACAAAAATGGGAACTAATGGTGTGTTTTTGCAGCAGGCtgttagtaacaaagtgcctaaagatacagttttaaaattggTTCGTTCTATAATGACGGTGATGTAGTTGTGGAAGGAGACAATCAAAACGATAGTTCTAAGGTGGTTTGAGATATTTATTCATGCGTGGGTCTTATTGCTCCCATGTGACAAAGACACATCCACtccacatttacatttataccTGCTGTTGCTTCACCTTTGATACCATATATGAGTATGCTGAAGACCCTTCTCTTGCTGGAGGTCTCCTGACCTCAACCTCCCCCGGACCAGTTGTTCCTGAAATACTCTGAGTTACAGGGTACACGTCTCGTATGCTCCCCTATCCTAACCTCAAACTGGGTTTATTAGACCCTTGTTCTAATTATAGAAGTCAGCAACATTTGTTGAGCCTGAAAATGTGCCCAAAGATGGAAGTTCTTTATGTCCCCATCGGTAAATGCTTGTCTGTCGTGTGTGTGTCCAGCCTGTGTCTATGCTGAAAATGTTAaggaactggactgaaaatgggtgaaaaagcagccaatggaAAAAAAGACCTTAAGAAAAATTGGAGAACTTCTGCTCAAACAAATTAATAATGAAAGAGTTTCTCACCTTTGTTCTGCCTCTGAAGTAGCAGGGATTTTCAGACATAAAGATTGATATTTCCTCCTCTTTCCTGCCCTTCATGCAACTAGCTGTGTGAAAATACTCACTCATCATTTTTACGGGTATGTCACAACATTTTAGGGGGTCTTAGCTTCGTGTTTATCATCCTATTCGTTAGATTTCTGTGAATCAGCCTAAGTTTTACAGAAGTTGCTTTCAAAACTTCCTTTTTAATCAGAAACAGGCAGCCATTCCCTGCCAAAGAGCCACTTTTCAGTTGATACTTCCCTAAAATCAACCAAAACCTACAAAAACTGTATGCAATCTGTGTGACGATAATACCATCATAATATCTGACACTGACACGGCTTTATTCAGATGCTTTAAAAAAGTAAGTTTATTGCTTTAAAGGAGGGGTGTAGATATAGAGACcaaaacaatttttgtaatCAGGCTGTAACAATGTTTATTTCTGATTTAAACTTGGACATTTGAATGTGAGAGTCTATGGGTAAGGATGTCCTCCTTTAATGTCCACTAGGTTCGTCCCCTAGGTTGGAGTGGCCAGCATTTCTACTTCAGGACCACAGACTTAGATAAGTTTACAAAATTACCACATGGTTAACTGGCTCGAAGCATGGTTAAAGGTTACAGTGAAAATACTGTTAAATATTATTAGATcttgctaattatttggcacTGATGAAACACCTTACTGAGATGTTACATGGCCTAGTCCAGCCCTTGATGTGTGTTTTACCCACATGTGCACAATACAGCATGATGACCAAAAGGATTAAAGCAAactaacaagaaaaacaaatgtgcagCCACAAATGATTAGaaatagcaaaaaaaataatgtcaTGTCCTAGCATACGCTTGGCCACAAGGACCCCATTTAGAGTTAGGGGCAGGGTTTGGCTAACATTAACCTCTTTATACATAATTTTATTCATTCAAAAGGTAGGTTTTTTGAATAAAAAGTTCCTCATTAGTATGTAGCTAAAACAAAACCCAACTCCATGACCAAGTGAAAGTCCAACGTtcaagaggtcagaggtcagcccTCAGTGAGTTTGTCATTTAAGAGGAAGGAGGACAGTGGGGCTGAGCAGATCTCACTGGAGCACTGTTCTCGTTCAACATCTTCATGTCCCGACAGTGCTGTTGTATTTCCAGATGTAGCATTGAGCGTCAGAGTTGTAGCGCAGGTAATGTTGGAGGATCTCCTCAGATTCTCCTCTGAGCACACCTGAGGGCATCAGGACGCTCATTAAAGAGCTCATGTGTTGAAATTAAAGGTCTTTCTCATTAATGTTTTTctacagtttcagttttagtcCATGTTCTATTCAGTCTTTAAAGTAAACACCTTAGGAAATTTTCTACAATTTTACAATATACAATTTTCTCCTACAGCTCCATATAGCCTCATTAACTCTGGACCTGCTGGAGAGCGCCCCCTGTAGAGCAGTAAGTCCAGAAAGTGGGATATTCATTATATTACAAGTTTTCGCGGTGTAATCTGAGAGCAGATGTGGGCAAAGCCAGGGAAGCAGGTGTGTTCAGGCATTCATGGTAGGTTTCTGACAGATGAACTGCATCTTGGTGGAGCAGTGCACATCATTCAGGAGTCCATCATCATAAAGGTGAGCGCAGTCTTCATCTCCGTGACCGAGACCGTGACCGGTCCAGTTGTCTGGCTGCCCGGGTTTCCACCGCctggaaaaacacacatacattacTTGTTATGTTTGTGAGCAAATTCTATGCAGAAGTGAGCATAATTGTCCTATTCTCATCTTCAGGGTTACAGCagcttttgtcaaagctggcaTGGCTCATTTCTGCACTAAAAGCTGTGCTAACACTGAGTAAAGCTACAGGGAAAATGCTGcttctgctaacatgctaatttTGTTTATACAGTGTCTGACAGGAGGGAGGAGCAGCTGGAAACCTGATATAAAATTCCCGCcaactctgaatcactttttTTCAGTCGAGTCAGTCTCTTTAAGGGCAATCTGTGgacatgtgtgcatgtttttgtaatttctgAAAAAcctatttgaaaaaaaatgctaataaaGGGATGGTGTGTCTTTGAGTATGGCTCAAACATTTAGGGAATTAAATTCAATAAAAAGCAGGATGAAACATGGAAAAAGGAaagtaagtaaataagtaaGGAAGACTTGCAGACTCACAGACTTGCAGTCACAAAGCACAGTACAGAAAAatagtaaatgtaaaaaataagttaaagaaaaatggaaaagaatttttaaaaagtttggaATGGCTGGTTTGGCTAGTATGATGCCAGTATGACTTTATGATTTTCATCCTCTTTCATATGGAATTGTTTGATTTTGATTCTTTCCATATCATTAATGCAAGACAGAAGAGAGGtcacacatcttttttttttaaagacctgGGCTCCACTGTGTACGGCGTCTGGTTCACCCACTCCCAGCTCCCAGTCCTCCAGTCAGACAAACCGATCCAGTAAAAGTGAGGCATGCTCCTGCGGGTCACAAAGTCCTGGACAGAGAGAAGTATAAAGtacttttttgttatttacttgtCTGCaaactactaaaaaaaaaaaaaaaaaaaaaatgcggGATATTCATAACTTGAAGG
Proteins encoded:
- the LOC134624819 gene encoding C-type lectin domain family 10 member A-like isoform X2; its protein translation is MSRFKRWLFPGLTAVILLILIIVLGVTNTKTSKYLWTVDQRVSNMSDTIQSFNTSLHQAQETAKQVQQLQFTVENNKDRLTSVSEAMKQLALIDTLTKNIAAIKCSLEHIINNSSTTGGCCPLGWTVFESNCYFFSSDSQSWTRSRDWCEAQQAHLVILHNDKEWDFVTRNSIPQLYWVGLSDSRTGRWEWVNQTPYRIERRRWVPGQPDSWTGHGLGGDEDCAHLHSDGRLNDHHCSTRFRFICQKHSLNI
- the LOC134624819 gene encoding C-type lectin domain family 10 member A-like isoform X1, which translates into the protein MTDVPYENNWDNTVLWTKDSPPYFVSPMSRFKRWLFPGLTAVILLILIIVLGVTNTKTSKYLWTVDQRVSNMSDTIQSFNTSLHQAQETAKQVQQLQFTVENNKDRLTSVSEAMKQLALIDTLTKNIAAIKCSLEHIINNSSTTGGCCPLGWTVFESNCYFFSSDSQSWTRSRDWCEAQQAHLVILHNDKEWDFVTRNSIPQLYWVGLSDSRTGRWEWVNQTPYRIERRRWVPGQPDSWTGHGLGGDEDCAHLHSDGRLNDHHCSTRFRFICQKHSLNI